A region from the Tahibacter amnicola genome encodes:
- the asnB gene encoding asparagine synthase (glutamine-hydrolyzing) gives MCGIAGYQGSERIDSLGDAILAQLAHRGPDGSGRHVDSDAGIALFHTRLAILDTSVLGAQPMTDASGSVVIVFNGEIYNFRELRQQCMAEGDVFRSHSDTEVILALYRRHGEAFLSQLNGIFALGLWDVRSRRLLLARDSVGVKPLYYVEHAKGVAFASELKTLRLFPFVAREPDLQAISCYVRWLWCPGPRSPLRGVYKMEPGEALWISDGRIRRRWRFAGLPIPSRDAAGTQVPPTVNDVREALERAVQRQLVADVPVGAFLSGGIDSSVIVALARRQLSGRMPCFTIAIDTAAGDGKSHDGFEADLPYARLVAQQLDLELHVTRIGPEMLEELPKMVWHLDEPQADPAALNTFFICQQARRQGIPVLLSGTGGDDIFGGYRRHLAMRLDGVWARTPPGLRRWLARAGRAMPANPSPARRIGKVLRTAELEGNARVAAYFDWCESENDLADLFEPASGITVRPSALVEALDHMPAHLSDLERMLLLDQRYFLTEHNLNYTDKMSMACGVEVRVPFLDPDLMVVAALLPDRCRVRGLTTKWMLRQAARGLVPDLVIRRSKTGFGAPVRHWLRGPLREMMHELLGAASLRQRGIFSPAAVARHLRDLDQGRGDPAYVLLSLMCIEWWCRLFLDAPPTGLREAA, from the coding sequence ATGTGCGGCATTGCCGGCTACCAGGGATCCGAACGAATCGATTCACTGGGCGATGCGATCCTGGCGCAGCTGGCGCATCGCGGGCCGGACGGTTCCGGCCGACACGTCGATTCCGATGCGGGAATAGCGTTGTTCCACACGCGCCTGGCCATCCTGGACACATCCGTGCTTGGCGCACAGCCGATGACCGACGCGTCCGGTAGCGTCGTCATTGTGTTCAATGGAGAAATATATAATTTCCGAGAGCTGCGGCAGCAGTGCATGGCCGAAGGAGACGTGTTCCGCTCGCACTCGGACACGGAAGTGATTCTTGCGCTCTATCGGCGGCATGGCGAAGCGTTCCTGTCGCAGCTGAACGGCATCTTCGCCCTGGGATTGTGGGACGTACGGTCCCGGCGTCTGCTGCTGGCCCGCGACAGCGTTGGCGTGAAACCGTTGTACTACGTCGAACACGCCAAAGGAGTGGCATTCGCCAGCGAGCTGAAGACGCTTCGGCTCTTTCCGTTCGTAGCGCGCGAACCGGATCTGCAGGCGATCAGCTGCTACGTGCGGTGGCTGTGGTGCCCGGGACCGCGTAGCCCGCTTCGCGGCGTATACAAGATGGAACCGGGTGAGGCACTGTGGATCAGTGACGGACGCATCAGGCGGCGCTGGCGTTTTGCGGGCCTGCCTATCCCTTCCCGTGATGCGGCTGGCACACAGGTGCCGCCCACGGTGAACGATGTTCGCGAGGCGCTGGAGCGGGCCGTGCAGCGCCAACTGGTTGCCGATGTTCCGGTGGGCGCCTTTCTTTCCGGCGGAATTGACTCGAGCGTGATCGTTGCTTTGGCGCGCCGCCAGCTGTCTGGTCGAATGCCGTGCTTCACGATCGCCATCGATACGGCAGCAGGTGACGGAAAGTCGCATGATGGATTTGAGGCAGATCTTCCCTATGCCCGCCTGGTTGCCCAGCAGCTCGACCTTGAGTTGCATGTCACCCGGATAGGGCCGGAGATGCTGGAGGAGTTGCCCAAGATGGTCTGGCACCTGGACGAGCCCCAGGCGGATCCGGCCGCGTTGAACACGTTTTTCATCTGCCAGCAGGCGCGGCGCCAGGGTATTCCCGTGCTGCTGTCGGGAACGGGCGGCGATGACATCTTTGGCGGCTACCGCCGGCACCTGGCAATGCGGCTGGATGGTGTGTGGGCACGCACGCCGCCCGGACTTCGGCGCTGGTTGGCGAGGGCAGGACGTGCCATGCCCGCAAACCCGTCACCGGCACGGCGGATTGGCAAAGTGCTACGCACTGCGGAGCTGGAAGGCAATGCCCGCGTAGCTGCGTACTTCGACTGGTGCGAATCCGAGAACGACCTGGCAGACCTGTTCGAGCCGGCCAGTGGCATCACAGTCCGGCCTTCTGCGCTGGTGGAAGCGCTCGATCACATGCCTGCCCACCTGAGCGACCTGGAACGCATGCTGCTGCTGGACCAGCGGTATTTCCTGACCGAACACAACCTCAATTACACCGACAAGATGAGCATGGCGTGCGGCGTGGAGGTCCGCGTGCCGTTTCTCGACCCGGATCTGATGGTCGTTGCCGCATTGCTGCCTGATCGTTGCCGGGTGCGTGGCCTGACCACGAAGTGGATGCTCCGGCAGGCTGCTCGCGGACTAGTGCCCGACCTGGTCATCCGGCGCAGCAAGACCGGATTTGGCGCACCGGTGAGACACTGGCTGCGCGGTCCTTTGCGCGAGATGATGCACGAATTGCTGGGTGCCGCATCGCTTCGGCAGCGTGGCATCTTTTCGCCGGCGGCGGTGGCGCGCCACCTGCGTGACCTGGACCAGGGCCGGGGTGACCCGGCTTACGTCCTGCTGAGCCTGATGTGCATCGAATGGTGGTGCCGTCTGTTCCTCGACGCACCGCCGACGGGACTGCGGGAGGCGGCATGA
- a CDS encoding glycosyltransferase family 2 protein — protein MMPTDNHSAKVPVAVVMLSLNEAHNMDAVCCNVAGWAQEVFLVDSRSADDTVDIALRHGVHVVQRPFRGFGDQWNFALEQLPITAPWTMKLDPDERLDDALKIAIAKAIGSGTCDGLEVTRRLWFMGRPLPVRQRLLRLWRTGTCRFSDVTVNEHPIVSGRISPVTGELEHYDSPDLAHWLDKQNRYSSAEAIAMASASPLAEQARWRGTPLQRRMWLKKYFYRVPCRYWLLFLYHYLALGAWRAGRVGLAWSRLRCEVYRMTEYKVREIFLRGRLPVQCAHGVGDADPRVAQY, from the coding sequence ATGATGCCTACTGATAACCACAGCGCGAAAGTGCCTGTCGCTGTCGTGATGCTTTCGCTCAACGAGGCACACAACATGGATGCTGTCTGCTGCAATGTCGCGGGCTGGGCACAGGAAGTGTTTCTCGTCGACAGCCGCAGCGCCGACGACACGGTAGATATCGCGCTGCGTCATGGCGTGCACGTCGTGCAGCGTCCGTTTCGTGGATTCGGCGACCAATGGAACTTCGCGCTGGAACAACTGCCGATCACAGCGCCGTGGACGATGAAACTGGACCCGGACGAGCGCCTGGACGATGCGTTGAAGATCGCCATCGCGAAGGCGATCGGGAGCGGTACGTGCGACGGATTGGAAGTGACGCGACGTCTGTGGTTCATGGGCAGACCACTGCCGGTGCGACAACGCCTGCTGCGTTTGTGGCGGACTGGGACTTGTCGCTTCAGTGACGTTACCGTGAACGAACATCCCATCGTCAGTGGCCGCATCTCGCCAGTGACTGGCGAGCTGGAGCACTACGACAGTCCGGATCTTGCGCACTGGCTGGACAAGCAGAATCGCTATTCCTCGGCAGAGGCTATCGCCATGGCCAGCGCGTCACCGTTGGCGGAACAAGCGCGCTGGCGCGGAACGCCTCTTCAGCGGAGGATGTGGCTCAAGAAGTACTTCTATCGGGTGCCTTGCCGCTACTGGCTGCTGTTTTTGTATCATTACCTGGCCCTTGGCGCCTGGCGCGCAGGGCGGGTCGGTTTGGCCTGGTCGCGACTACGCTGCGAGGTGTACCGAATGACCGAGTACAAAGTCCGGGAGATCTTTCTGCGTGGCCGCTTGCCGGTGCAATGCGCCCATGGCGTCGGCGACGCCGATCCCCGCGTCGCGCAGTACTAG
- a CDS encoding glycosyltransferase → MAGRHGRQCPRIGRWPARLGEVGCCILRPERFPVRVAHVIPHMDDPVSGPSLSVRRLCESMADESVATSLLCLAVDEPLRNVTLSLMTQWRALGTFGFTPRWWPALGRAYAECDIVHNHSLWAFPNMVCGWRRPRLGRAALVVSPRGTLAPAALARSRFKKLLAGPLQRPTLARADLLHATSPMEYEDIRRAGWRRPVAVVPNGIDIPALSVAKEDAAMRRLLFLGRIHPIKRLDRLLESWRQLQFAHPDWELVIAGKGAPAYIEGLKRQAFRCGLLRCHFSGPVIGPAKNRMLAGSDLLVLPSASENFGMVVAESLASGVPVVTTHGAPWSGLAERGCGWWVSADGITTALDEAMRCSPGTLRQMGSAGRAWMAEDFSWPIVAARLVESYRWIRDGGTAPEWVALA, encoded by the coding sequence ATGGCTGGGCGCCATGGACGCCAATGCCCGCGCATCGGGCGGTGGCCTGCGCGGTTGGGCGAGGTGGGTTGCTGCATCCTACGACCGGAGCGTTTCCCCGTGCGGGTAGCTCACGTCATTCCCCACATGGACGACCCCGTATCCGGGCCGTCGCTTTCGGTACGGCGCCTGTGCGAATCCATGGCGGACGAATCCGTGGCGACGAGCCTGCTGTGCCTTGCCGTGGACGAGCCGCTGCGGAACGTGACCTTATCGCTGATGACGCAGTGGCGCGCGCTGGGCACCTTCGGTTTCACGCCGCGCTGGTGGCCGGCCCTCGGGCGTGCTTATGCAGAATGCGATATTGTGCACAATCACAGTCTGTGGGCATTTCCGAACATGGTCTGCGGATGGCGCAGGCCGCGGCTTGGCCGGGCTGCATTGGTGGTTTCGCCGCGGGGTACACTCGCGCCGGCCGCGCTGGCCAGGTCACGGTTCAAGAAGCTGCTGGCCGGCCCCCTTCAGCGGCCGACGCTGGCCCGCGCCGACCTCCTGCATGCCACCAGTCCGATGGAGTACGAGGACATCCGGCGGGCGGGATGGCGCCGGCCCGTGGCGGTGGTTCCCAATGGGATCGACATCCCCGCGCTTTCGGTCGCGAAGGAGGATGCGGCCATGCGCCGTCTGCTCTTCCTAGGGCGCATCCACCCGATCAAGCGGCTGGATCGCCTGCTGGAAAGCTGGAGGCAGCTGCAGTTTGCGCACCCGGACTGGGAACTGGTGATCGCCGGAAAGGGCGCACCGGCCTACATCGAGGGACTGAAGCGCCAGGCCTTTCGATGTGGACTCTTGCGGTGCCACTTCTCCGGTCCGGTGATCGGTCCGGCGAAGAACAGAATGTTGGCGGGCAGCGATTTGCTGGTATTGCCCTCTGCCAGCGAGAACTTCGGCATGGTCGTGGCCGAGAGTCTTGCCAGTGGTGTTCCCGTGGTGACGACGCACGGTGCGCCCTGGTCCGGGCTCGCTGAGCGCGGCTGTGGATGGTGGGTTTCTGCGGACGGCATCACCACGGCGCTGGATGAGGCAATGCGGTGTTCGCCCGGCACGCTGCGGCAGATGGGGAGCGCCGGACGTGCCTGGATGGCGGAAGACTTCAGCTGGCCTATCGTCGCCGCACGCCTCGTGGAAAGCTACCGCTGGATTCGTGATGGCGGGACGGCGCCGGAGTGGGTAGCGCTCGCATGA
- the asnB gene encoding asparagine synthase (glutamine-hydrolyzing) produces MCGLAVLLTWPGRRDSDAMTSVVRRMCESLRPRGPDGEGFWQDPLSGVCLGHRRLSIIDLDARASQPMVSGCGQFAIVYNGELYNYETLRQELIRRGVRLRTNSDTEVLLELFVRDGEAMLSRLRGMFAIAIWDAGRRRLFLARDPYGIKPLYYASTEDGLLVASQVRAIIASGKVDREGCPQGQASFWMLGSVAEPYTWFRAVRALPAGHFGYATARGGLAVQSFWNIGGSWNQLPDSASATPLCAARSVRQAVTRSVSAHMVADVPVGILLSGGVDSSCLAAVMQQVGTAACGITLQFAEFLGRPEDESARAAEVAGVYGIRHVIRRVDRAEFERDLPALLVAMDQPSIDGVNTWYATKAAAENGLKVVLSGVGADELFQGYSLFREVPGLVSAWRAVERIPGAAALAEWLGKRQSRRSGNPRWALLPRVAHDLRGAWFVRRSVFAPGELAQLLPRHLADADHCVDPIGWVAALAGPLAACPRLAVGQLESMAYLRNQLLRDSDWASMSHGVELRTPFVDAVLLRELQPLLAAFSGSRGKRYLAQTPVRPLPSCVWRRRKTGFCIPVEQWLGAMDANARASGGGLRGWARWVAASYDRSVSPCG; encoded by the coding sequence ATGTGCGGATTGGCGGTCCTGTTGACATGGCCTGGGCGAAGGGATTCGGATGCCATGACATCGGTGGTGCGTCGCATGTGCGAATCGCTGCGTCCGCGCGGTCCGGACGGCGAGGGCTTCTGGCAGGATCCGCTTAGCGGCGTCTGTCTGGGGCACCGCCGCCTTTCGATCATTGATCTTGATGCGCGCGCGTCCCAGCCGATGGTATCGGGCTGTGGTCAGTTCGCCATTGTGTATAACGGAGAGTTGTACAACTACGAGACGCTGCGACAGGAATTGATCCGGCGTGGCGTCCGGCTGCGGACAAACAGTGACACGGAAGTGCTATTGGAGCTGTTCGTTCGCGACGGTGAGGCCATGCTGTCGCGCCTGCGTGGCATGTTTGCCATCGCCATCTGGGATGCCGGGCGTCGGCGCCTGTTCCTGGCACGGGATCCCTACGGCATCAAGCCGCTTTACTACGCATCAACGGAAGATGGTCTCCTCGTTGCTTCGCAGGTGAGGGCGATCATTGCCAGCGGAAAGGTCGATCGTGAAGGGTGTCCGCAGGGGCAGGCCAGTTTCTGGATGCTCGGCAGCGTGGCTGAACCCTATACGTGGTTTCGCGCTGTCAGAGCGCTGCCGGCCGGGCATTTCGGCTACGCGACGGCGCGTGGTGGTCTCGCCGTCCAGTCGTTCTGGAATATTGGCGGCAGCTGGAACCAGCTACCTGACAGCGCATCTGCGACGCCGCTCTGTGCAGCGCGGAGCGTCAGGCAGGCCGTGACGCGCAGTGTCAGCGCGCACATGGTCGCGGATGTTCCGGTTGGCATCCTGCTTTCCGGTGGTGTCGACTCCAGTTGCCTCGCCGCCGTGATGCAGCAGGTCGGAACGGCGGCGTGTGGCATCACTCTGCAGTTTGCGGAGTTCCTCGGACGCCCCGAAGACGAGTCGGCCCGCGCAGCGGAGGTCGCCGGTGTCTATGGTATTCGCCACGTCATCCGTCGCGTGGATCGGGCCGAATTTGAGCGGGATCTCCCGGCACTGCTGGTCGCGATGGACCAACCCTCGATCGATGGGGTCAACACCTGGTACGCCACCAAAGCGGCGGCGGAAAATGGGCTCAAGGTGGTTTTGTCCGGCGTTGGCGCGGACGAGCTGTTCCAGGGGTACTCGCTTTTTCGCGAAGTTCCCGGCCTTGTCAGCGCCTGGCGTGCAGTGGAGCGGATTCCGGGGGCTGCGGCGCTGGCGGAATGGTTGGGAAAGCGGCAAAGCCGTCGCAGCGGCAATCCCCGCTGGGCTCTGCTGCCGCGCGTCGCGCATGACCTTCGGGGCGCGTGGTTCGTGCGCCGCAGCGTCTTTGCGCCCGGCGAGCTGGCCCAGCTGTTGCCGCGTCACCTCGCCGATGCGGATCACTGCGTGGATCCCATCGGGTGGGTGGCTGCGCTCGCGGGTCCGCTGGCTGCCTGCCCGCGCTTGGCCGTAGGCCAGCTGGAATCGATGGCCTATCTGCGTAACCAACTGCTGCGCGACAGCGACTGGGCGAGCATGAGCCACGGCGTTGAGCTGCGCACGCCATTTGTCGATGCCGTTCTGCTGCGCGAACTGCAGCCGCTCCTCGCTGCATTCAGCGGATCGCGCGGCAAGCGCTATCTCGCACAAACGCCGGTGCGGCCGCTACCGTCGTGTGTGTGGCGACGTCGAAAGACCGGCTTTTGCATTCCCGTCGAGCAATGGCTGGGCGCCATGGACGCCAATGCCCGCGCATCGGGCGGTGGCCTGCGCGGTTGGGCGAGGTGGGTTGCTGCATCCTACGACCGGAGCGTTTCCCCGTGCGGGTAG
- a CDS encoding lipopolysaccharide biosynthesis protein produces the protein MSDLANIGWMGGLAIYQRVIGTLGSALFARTLGATDFGVLTIVNTTTSSAYGLFRLSVDASLQVEVASRPDRVQQTLPYVFAGMVLLGIAGALAWMAVLMSAKWVAGSVYGSAPIAPMLQFAGPLVFAQCLCQFVYAVLAGANRFDIYARWTMAVSTIGLITSGAAAWWGNLQLVLMVMVVTQMINAVVLLRVLTVLIDWKAGIPSLSVSVVFAAARTLLRTGLPYYASGFVLIPVTYGLQGMLGQAGGIEAVGYQRILIAMCSVVGFLPHSIAGVVVSSLAAARGHGQPTDTIDRQAAITLKLIWLATVIVAIAVIAAMPWLIGLLFGAPYLPATGPARVACVAAVFASVGQVGIQDSVAARRFGIVLKMAVVHAIVFLLLGVALIPENLLFGYAIAELAAHGCVLVAVLVEQRARYKGRRSALAACIVLTALLATSPLWFPSGAAAVAISALVLEVILGGLLFFVLFSDAERAVVLRRMSTILRKRRTGRVKGNATGLADTTPLRRWPSGDPHA, from the coding sequence ATGAGCGACCTGGCAAACATCGGCTGGATGGGCGGGCTGGCGATCTACCAACGCGTGATCGGTACGCTGGGCAGCGCGCTGTTTGCCAGGACTCTGGGGGCAACGGACTTTGGTGTCCTGACGATTGTCAATACCACGACAAGTAGCGCCTACGGGCTATTCCGTCTCAGCGTCGACGCATCGCTCCAGGTCGAGGTTGCCAGCCGGCCGGATCGTGTGCAGCAGACTTTGCCCTATGTATTCGCCGGGATGGTGTTGCTGGGCATCGCCGGTGCATTGGCGTGGATGGCCGTTCTGATGAGTGCTAAATGGGTCGCTGGTAGCGTCTACGGCAGCGCGCCGATAGCGCCAATGCTCCAGTTTGCAGGACCTCTGGTTTTCGCCCAGTGCCTATGCCAGTTCGTCTACGCCGTGCTGGCTGGAGCCAACCGGTTTGACATCTATGCCCGATGGACCATGGCGGTTTCCACGATTGGACTGATCACCTCGGGTGCTGCGGCATGGTGGGGCAACCTGCAGCTCGTGCTTATGGTCATGGTCGTAACGCAGATGATCAATGCGGTGGTGCTGCTGCGCGTACTGACGGTGCTGATTGACTGGAAGGCAGGTATTCCGTCGCTGTCGGTGTCGGTGGTGTTCGCCGCTGCGCGGACGTTGCTGAGGACCGGTCTTCCGTACTACGCGTCGGGCTTCGTCCTGATTCCGGTGACTTATGGACTCCAGGGCATGCTGGGGCAGGCCGGCGGCATTGAGGCGGTGGGTTATCAACGCATTCTGATCGCCATGTGCAGTGTCGTGGGCTTTTTGCCGCACAGCATAGCGGGCGTGGTCGTGTCCTCGTTGGCGGCTGCGCGCGGTCATGGACAGCCGACAGATACCATCGACCGTCAGGCCGCGATCACCTTGAAGCTGATCTGGCTGGCTACGGTGATCGTGGCGATCGCTGTCATTGCCGCAATGCCGTGGTTGATCGGTCTGTTATTCGGCGCGCCCTACCTGCCGGCGACAGGGCCAGCCCGTGTGGCGTGCGTCGCGGCGGTTTTCGCGTCGGTGGGGCAGGTCGGCATACAGGATTCGGTGGCCGCAAGACGCTTTGGCATCGTGCTCAAGATGGCCGTCGTTCATGCCATCGTGTTTCTGCTTCTCGGAGTTGCGCTGATTCCGGAAAATCTCCTGTTCGGCTACGCGATCGCCGAGCTCGCGGCTCATGGATGCGTGCTAGTTGCTGTCCTTGTTGAACAACGAGCCCGGTACAAGGGGCGTCGGTCGGCGCTGGCGGCCTGCATCGTCCTGACCGCACTGTTGGCGACCTCACCGCTGTGGTTTCCGTCAGGTGCTGCTGCGGTGGCAATCAGCGCGCTTGTCCTTGAGGTAATACTGGGCGGGCTCCTCTTCTTCGTCTTGTTCAGCGACGCGGAGCGGGCTGTCGTTCTGCGAAGGATGAGCACGATCCTGCGCAAACGACGCACCGGACGTGTCAAAGGGAATGCAACAGGGCTAGCCGACACGACGCCACTGCGGCGATGGCCAAGCGGGGATCCCCATGCTTAG
- a CDS encoding glycosyltransferase family 4 protein: MTRLLYLSSVMVPPQVKLCVALRRRHVDAQFWFYEGPERTRGTFWRIDGGDSCRILPDTWLLNGRYLSLELTRQLDTFDPDIVILGGFSIPGNYLAYRWARRNGKRVVVFTERSRDRHGNLRGASPAWWLLRNLYRHVDLVIVSADDAVAQFRDVLGFGQKVVAGRYAADIDGYLGHPARKPGDSPVLLYPNRMTPIYAPLLALDIFAVLRRRYPNARLLMNAAGELGPACRRRVAELTLETAVEFLADIRQWNELPDVYARAHVMILPATFSNGNFTIIESMASGLGIVISDRILGIGNLIEEGVNGFRCEPTVEAFVDRIERYLRSPALIAQHAHLNRAIARPLGAEGTAEFLLDLLARNGQLSAVDARSAA; the protein is encoded by the coding sequence ATGACACGCCTTCTTTACCTGAGTTCGGTCATGGTGCCGCCGCAGGTCAAGCTGTGCGTCGCGCTCCGGCGGCGTCACGTCGATGCGCAATTCTGGTTTTACGAAGGGCCGGAGCGGACGCGCGGGACGTTCTGGCGAATCGATGGCGGCGATTCCTGCCGCATTCTTCCGGATACGTGGCTTTTGAACGGCCGCTATCTTTCCCTTGAGCTGACCCGCCAGCTAGATACCTTCGATCCCGATATCGTCATTCTGGGCGGGTTCTCGATCCCCGGAAACTATCTGGCGTATCGCTGGGCGCGTCGCAACGGAAAGCGTGTGGTCGTGTTCACCGAACGTTCGCGCGACCGGCACGGAAACCTGCGCGGAGCGAGCCCCGCGTGGTGGCTGCTACGAAATTTGTATCGGCATGTCGATCTGGTGATCGTAAGCGCCGACGATGCGGTCGCGCAGTTCCGTGACGTACTCGGCTTTGGGCAGAAAGTTGTCGCAGGTCGCTATGCGGCAGATATCGACGGCTATCTAGGGCATCCCGCGAGGAAGCCGGGGGATAGTCCAGTATTGCTGTATCCGAACCGGATGACGCCCATCTATGCGCCACTGTTGGCGCTGGACATTTTCGCCGTGCTTCGCCGCCGATATCCGAATGCCCGGCTGCTGATGAACGCTGCCGGCGAGCTCGGTCCCGCGTGCCGGCGCCGGGTGGCCGAACTGACCCTGGAAACGGCCGTGGAATTTCTCGCAGATATCCGGCAGTGGAATGAACTGCCCGATGTGTACGCGCGCGCTCACGTGATGATCCTGCCTGCTACATTCAGCAACGGCAACTTCACCATCATCGAGTCGATGGCGTCGGGTCTTGGTATCGTCATCAGCGATCGCATCCTTGGTATCGGAAACCTTATCGAAGAGGGGGTCAATGGCTTCCGGTGCGAACCTACTGTCGAAGCATTCGTCGACCGCATCGAGCGCTATCTGCGATCGCCAGCGCTGATCGCGCAGCATGCGCATCTGAACCGGGCGATCGCACGTCCGTTGGGAGCAGAGGGCACTGCGGAGTTTCTGTTAGATCTGCTGGCGCGTAACGGACAGCTGTCTGCCGTTGACGCGAGATCCGCAGCATGA
- a CDS encoding glycosyltransferase family 4 protein has product MFRAPCAGGHSIEGLFRSIATAMQTHCEVSTYVLRGGWRLLGDIWRIRRLRPDIVHVTGAANHILPLLVGLRVVLTVHDIGHYLYTLRGWRRAVYRWLWMDLPYRLAWRLTTISTHTQEQLAKHCPATRRKTIVVHNCVSDRFTPDADGTRQSVPTVLQVGAQPHKNLTRIVEALKGTGWRLEILGNPDEVTRQLLENSGVDYYCHGWVAEEAVPELYRRADVIAFASLSEGFGMPIIEAQAMGRPVVTSHVTAMPEVAGKGACVVDPTDIEAIRVAIRRTIEDSAFRDQLVRDGLDNVRRFQPARIAVDYLAVYRSP; this is encoded by the coding sequence GTGTTCCGCGCGCCGTGCGCCGGCGGGCATAGTATCGAGGGGCTTTTCCGTTCCATTGCGACGGCGATGCAGACTCACTGTGAAGTGAGCACCTACGTCCTTCGCGGTGGCTGGCGGTTGCTGGGTGACATCTGGCGAATACGCCGGCTGCGGCCGGATATCGTGCACGTGACCGGCGCTGCCAATCACATTCTGCCCTTGTTGGTGGGATTGCGCGTGGTGCTCACTGTCCACGACATCGGCCACTACCTCTACACGTTGCGCGGGTGGCGTCGTGCTGTCTATCGCTGGTTGTGGATGGATCTGCCGTATCGTCTCGCATGGCGATTGACGACGATCTCGACACATACGCAGGAGCAATTGGCGAAGCACTGTCCGGCGACGCGTCGAAAGACGATTGTCGTACACAATTGCGTGTCCGACAGGTTCACGCCGGATGCAGATGGTACGCGCCAGTCGGTGCCGACAGTGCTCCAGGTCGGCGCGCAGCCTCACAAGAATTTGACGCGGATCGTCGAAGCGCTCAAGGGAACAGGCTGGCGCCTGGAGATACTCGGTAATCCGGACGAGGTCACGCGACAGTTGCTCGAAAACTCGGGAGTGGACTATTACTGCCACGGTTGGGTCGCCGAGGAGGCAGTGCCTGAGCTCTATCGGCGTGCCGACGTCATCGCCTTTGCATCGCTTTCCGAAGGTTTTGGAATGCCGATTATCGAAGCCCAGGCCATGGGGCGTCCAGTAGTGACCTCCCATGTCACGGCCATGCCTGAAGTGGCTGGGAAAGGGGCTTGCGTGGTCGACCCTACCGATATTGAGGCCATCCGCGTCGCGATTCGCCGTACCATCGAAGATTCCGCATTTCGCGACCAGTTGGTGCGCGACGGGCTGGATAATGTCCGCCGATTTCAGCCTGCCCGGATTGCCGTTGACTATCTCGCCGTCTACCGATCGCCATGA
- a CDS encoding formyltransferase family protein — protein sequence MADPFRSLVLTDNVELFEFVQALVVEKGIADVTFGCSRQGPLAARPDIDVVDVRTGCDALIARYRLIVSLHSKQRFPSALVRAVRCVNIHPGHNPDTRGWFPQVFAILRGLKLGMTVHRMDEALDHGDILYREEVPVLFSDTSYTAYRRVIDAEKRYLRHNLHALIHADGESQPMSEEGNMHSKSDFDRLCEIDLDQRGSFRDFYDRLRALSFMGYRNAYVRDPDSGKKVYLSLVVEPE from the coding sequence ATGGCTGATCCGTTCCGCAGCTTGGTATTGACCGATAACGTCGAGCTCTTTGAGTTCGTGCAGGCCCTGGTAGTGGAAAAGGGTATCGCGGACGTGACGTTCGGTTGTTCCCGGCAGGGTCCGCTTGCCGCCCGTCCCGACATCGACGTGGTCGATGTGCGCACCGGATGCGACGCGTTGATCGCGCGATATCGGCTGATTGTTTCGCTGCACTCCAAGCAGCGATTTCCGTCTGCACTGGTGCGGGCTGTCCGCTGCGTCAATATCCACCCGGGCCACAATCCGGACACGCGCGGCTGGTTTCCGCAGGTCTTTGCCATCCTCCGTGGGCTGAAGCTGGGCATGACAGTGCATCGGATGGATGAGGCGCTGGATCACGGCGACATTTTGTATCGCGAAGAAGTGCCGGTGTTGTTCTCCGACACATCGTATACGGCGTACCGGCGTGTCATTGATGCTGAGAAACGCTATCTGCGTCATAACTTGCACGCGTTGATTCACGCTGACGGTGAATCGCAGCCAATGAGTGAGGAGGGAAACATGCACAGCAAGTCCGATTTTGACCGTCTGTGCGAGATCGATCTCGACCAGCGTGGCAGTTTCCGCGACTTCTATGATCGTCTGCGTGCCCTTTCGTTCATGGGTTACCGGAATGCTTACGTGCGCGATCCGGACAGCGGGAAGAAAGTGTATCTGTCGCTGGTGGTGGAACCGGAATGA